A DNA window from Maribellus comscasis contains the following coding sequences:
- a CDS encoding glycoside hydrolase family 3 protein: MKTHLKVYSKINFNELFIKKMNGVPILLLSLLFLLPSCNKKENFLQPELGMKDVERIESDGLQFKDLNKNGELDPYEDWRLSAEERAENLVSMMTLEEKAGLMHITSERRRGGFGRAAIPNGGRFPGQAAGAGVPNGGASPGQVTQPDDEENEPEEIIAEDPFPATIDYINNRKIRYLIIRDNLPAHDIASRNNKYQEIAEQTRLGIPIVFTSNPRNHSGRIEFGITEASGQFSTWPGQLGLAAANDASLIRQFAEIARKEWRAAGIRKIYGYQVETATEPRWRRISGTFGESPELSAEYTRELVIGFQGDEINSESVVHTIKHFPGDGPVYLGMDPHTEQGQWAIYPTEGSLEKYHLPPFQAAIDAGVSSIMSYYNRPSNEMSVPQLNGEPFEDVAAAYNKAIITELPDKMGFKGYINTDSGILTRQAFGVEDLSMEERYAKAVQAGVALFSDVNDPAPLLSAVKSGVLSEEDLNPKVTLLLTEIFKLGLFENPYVNPDEAQQVAENRESQASADEAHRRSIVLLSNSDVLPLDNDKKVYVEVFTGRNSEESTSSFKELMGQSHQTVDSPSEADVAIVWAMPSTYEISPEEGVSIDLNKDTGIDVAKIRDIESKVPTILVVNFDNPWIINQIEPDAAAVLGTFGVKAEALIDAVYGRYNPSGKLPFTIPANLEAVEKNASDVPGYAEDFDYVYSNKAGDDYSFGFGLSY, translated from the coding sequence ATGAAAACACATCTCAAAGTTTATAGCAAAATCAATTTTAATGAGCTTTTTATAAAAAAAATGAACGGTGTACCGATTCTTCTGCTGAGTCTTTTGTTTTTATTACCGTCGTGCAATAAAAAAGAGAATTTTTTACAACCAGAATTAGGGATGAAAGATGTTGAACGAATTGAATCCGACGGTTTACAGTTTAAAGATCTCAATAAAAATGGGGAGCTTGATCCCTATGAAGACTGGCGACTAAGCGCTGAAGAACGGGCAGAGAACCTGGTGTCGATGATGACGCTCGAAGAAAAAGCAGGTTTGATGCACATAACATCAGAACGTCGGCGAGGTGGCTTTGGAAGGGCCGCAATTCCTAACGGTGGCCGCTTCCCGGGACAGGCCGCAGGTGCAGGGGTGCCCAATGGCGGTGCTTCTCCGGGACAGGTAACCCAACCTGATGATGAAGAAAATGAACCTGAGGAGATAATCGCCGAAGATCCGTTCCCGGCGACAATAGACTACATCAATAATCGTAAAATTCGTTATCTCATTATTCGTGACAATCTTCCGGCACATGATATTGCATCCAGAAATAATAAATACCAGGAAATAGCAGAACAAACACGCCTTGGGATACCCATTGTTTTTACATCGAATCCACGTAACCATAGCGGGCGTATAGAATTTGGAATTACTGAAGCAAGCGGACAATTTTCAACATGGCCCGGGCAACTTGGCTTAGCCGCAGCTAATGATGCTTCGCTGATTCGCCAGTTTGCAGAAATCGCACGAAAAGAATGGCGGGCAGCTGGTATTCGAAAAATTTACGGATACCAGGTTGAAACAGCAACTGAACCCCGATGGCGCCGTATAAGCGGAACCTTTGGCGAAAGCCCGGAGTTGAGCGCAGAATATACACGTGAATTGGTAATTGGTTTTCAGGGAGATGAAATAAATAGTGAGTCTGTTGTTCACACGATTAAACACTTTCCGGGCGACGGGCCGGTTTATCTCGGGATGGATCCTCACACTGAACAGGGACAATGGGCCATTTATCCGACTGAAGGCAGTTTGGAAAAATATCATCTTCCGCCATTTCAGGCCGCAATTGATGCAGGTGTAAGTTCAATTATGAGTTATTATAATCGTCCGAGTAATGAAATGTCGGTACCACAACTCAACGGCGAACCTTTTGAGGATGTGGCCGCCGCCTATAACAAGGCAATCATTACTGAACTTCCGGATAAAATGGGATTTAAAGGTTATATAAATACTGACAGTGGAATACTGACACGCCAAGCGTTTGGAGTTGAAGATTTATCGATGGAAGAACGATATGCAAAGGCTGTTCAGGCGGGAGTTGCTCTTTTCTCCGATGTGAATGATCCTGCACCTTTATTAAGTGCTGTAAAAAGTGGGGTACTTTCAGAAGAAGATCTTAATCCGAAAGTAACATTACTTCTTACTGAAATATTTAAACTGGGTTTATTTGAAAATCCGTATGTTAACCCGGATGAAGCACAGCAAGTAGCAGAAAACAGGGAATCACAGGCATCTGCAGACGAAGCCCACAGAAGATCGATTGTTTTGTTAAGTAACTCCGATGTCTTACCGCTCGATAATGATAAAAAGGTATACGTGGAAGTATTCACCGGCAGAAACAGCGAAGAATCAACGAGTTCATTCAAAGAATTAATGGGACAATCCCATCAAACAGTAGATAGTCCTTCGGAAGCAGATGTGGCTATTGTTTGGGCAATGCCAAGCACTTATGAAATCTCACCGGAAGAGGGTGTTTCAATTGACCTGAATAAAGACACAGGAATTGATGTTGCAAAAATCCGCGATATTGAATCCAAAGTACCAACGATTTTAGTTGTAAACTTTGACAACCCATGGATTATCAACCAAATTGAACCCGATGCAGCAGCTGTTTTAGGCACCTTTGGTGTGAAAGCAGAAGCTCTGATTGACGCAGTTTATGGTCGATATAATCCTTCAGGTAAATTGCCTTTCACTATTCCGGCTAATCTGGAAGCTGTTGAAAAAAATGCATCCGATGTTCCCGGTTATGCGGAAGATTTTGATTACGTGTATAGCAACAAGGCAGGTGATGATTATTCATTTGGATTTGGGTTGAGTTATTAA
- a CDS encoding glycoside hydrolase family 3 protein, giving the protein MKSISTLTILFILLKSSILIAQGTYSFQPNIEVRTVNLLHEDKLEFKDLNKNGKLDIYEDWRQSVENRIQDLLNQMTLEEKVGFLLINTLNAESYGKVSESGVRYVEDEKMTRFIFRNTVIENPERTGGRGGGFGGGQVSPYEAAQFTNSVQEIAENTRLGIPVVFKSNARNHVTYDARAGINVGSGAFSAWPKEAGLAATQDIGLIAEFANVMRQEWTSIGLRSMYGYMADLATEPRWYRIHETFTEDSEWATEIVSTLIKNLQGESLNSKSVALTLKHFPGGGPQEGGGDPHFDYGKNQVYPAGMFDYHVAPFKAAIDAGVSSIMPYYGIPIGQQYLPNDVGMAFSRGIVTGLLRNELGFKGYVNSDTGIIGDRAWGLEDKTEEEQIIIAVEAGTDVLSGFSNNKMILDLVESGKISESRVELSVKRQLREQFELGLFENPYVDSDRAAYIVGNASFQRKADIAQRKSIVLLQNKMNLPLAMPERNDSLVLFTMGVDNEIFNNRSWSGIKAISGDYDAENGQLPDIGDDVDYAVIRINVLNTGGRFGGAIPEELDLLAFSDMVGSKSWHISPSLADIKTVMDKVGAEKTILSVNFRNPYVLDADCGFLNAGAILATFGVKSEALMDIIMGDFKPTGKLPFALAKSKEAIINQDSDAPGYPDEDTLFPFGFGLTY; this is encoded by the coding sequence ATGAAAAGTATAAGCACACTAACAATATTATTTATCTTATTAAAAAGTTCCATTTTAATAGCACAGGGAACCTACAGTTTTCAACCCAACATCGAGGTCAGGACTGTGAATCTTTTACACGAAGATAAACTTGAATTCAAGGACCTCAATAAAAACGGCAAACTGGATATCTACGAAGACTGGCGTCAATCGGTTGAAAATCGGATCCAGGATCTGCTTAATCAAATGACCCTGGAAGAAAAAGTTGGGTTTTTGTTAATCAATACGCTTAACGCAGAAAGCTATGGTAAAGTATCGGAATCAGGCGTTCGGTATGTTGAGGATGAAAAGATGACCCGGTTTATTTTCAGAAATACGGTTATTGAAAATCCTGAACGCACTGGAGGCAGAGGCGGCGGTTTTGGTGGAGGTCAGGTCTCTCCTTACGAAGCAGCCCAATTTACAAATTCAGTTCAGGAAATTGCTGAGAATACGCGACTTGGTATACCTGTCGTGTTTAAATCAAATGCGAGAAACCATGTCACTTATGATGCAAGAGCAGGAATCAATGTTGGTTCAGGTGCCTTTTCTGCCTGGCCTAAAGAAGCAGGTTTGGCCGCAACACAAGATATTGGGCTAATTGCCGAATTCGCTAATGTAATGAGGCAGGAATGGACTTCTATCGGTCTTCGTTCGATGTACGGCTATATGGCTGACCTCGCTACTGAACCGAGATGGTACCGTATCCATGAAACGTTTACCGAAGACAGTGAATGGGCTACTGAAATTGTATCGACCCTTATCAAAAACCTGCAGGGTGAATCTTTGAATTCAAAAAGTGTTGCGTTAACATTGAAACACTTCCCGGGAGGAGGACCGCAGGAAGGTGGAGGCGATCCTCATTTCGACTATGGAAAGAACCAGGTTTATCCGGCGGGAATGTTTGATTACCATGTAGCGCCGTTTAAGGCTGCAATTGATGCGGGTGTTTCGTCCATTATGCCATATTACGGAATCCCCATTGGCCAGCAATACTTACCCAACGATGTTGGTATGGCGTTTTCTAGGGGAATTGTAACCGGTTTATTGAGAAATGAACTTGGTTTTAAAGGATATGTAAATTCGGATACGGGTATTATTGGAGACAGAGCATGGGGATTGGAAGATAAAACCGAAGAAGAACAAATAATAATTGCCGTGGAGGCAGGAACAGATGTTCTTTCCGGATTCAGTAATAACAAAATGATTTTAGACCTTGTAGAATCTGGAAAGATTTCTGAAAGCAGAGTGGAACTATCGGTAAAAAGGCAACTGAGAGAACAATTTGAACTCGGTTTATTTGAAAATCCGTATGTAGATTCAGACAGGGCAGCTTATATTGTTGGTAATGCATCTTTTCAACGAAAAGCAGATATTGCGCAAAGAAAATCAATCGTACTGTTGCAAAATAAAATGAATCTTCCTCTTGCAATGCCTGAACGGAATGATTCTCTTGTTCTGTTTACAATGGGGGTTGATAACGAGATATTTAATAATCGATCGTGGTCGGGTATTAAAGCAATATCAGGAGATTATGATGCTGAAAATGGTCAGCTTCCGGATATAGGTGATGATGTTGATTATGCTGTAATCAGGATCAATGTGCTTAATACAGGAGGTAGGTTTGGCGGAGCTATTCCAGAGGAATTAGATCTGCTGGCATTCTCCGATATGGTTGGTTCAAAATCGTGGCACATATCTCCTTCCCTGGCTGATATAAAAACTGTTATGGATAAAGTAGGCGCGGAAAAGACAATTCTGTCAGTAAATTTTCGAAATCCATATGTTTTGGATGCAGATTGTGGCTTCCTGAATGCAGGGGCTATTCTGGCTACATTTGGCGTGAAAAGTGAAGCGCTTATGGATATTATCATGGGTGATTTCAAACCCACCGGAAAATTGCCATTTGCATTGGCAAAAAGCAAAGAGGCTATCATAAATCAGGATTCAGATGCGCCTGGTTATCCCGATGAAGATACTCTTTTCCCGTTCGGATTTGGGTTGACGTACTAA
- a CDS encoding DUF72 domain-containing protein: MKFGKVENPGSVDFVLPPDHPDSKKVLARSKGNKPKVCVNVGCAKWNRTDLKGFYPRGTKDELAYYATQFNSIELNATFYNIPSINQVETWRNKTPDDFRFFPKITNSISHYKRLINVGELVEDYCFKISNFNPKLGMVFLQLHDNFSYKDFDRLRGFLTKFPPGIPLAVELRNKEWFSDEKISSELYSLLEENETANIIVDTAGRRDMLHMRLTTPTAFVRYVGANHPTDYSRLDDWVERVGVWIENGLENLYFFVHQNLEKESPLLSAYFISKLNEKYSLNVRGPRQGSLL, encoded by the coding sequence ATGAAATTTGGGAAAGTTGAGAATCCGGGAAGCGTTGATTTTGTCTTACCTCCAGATCATCCCGATTCAAAAAAAGTTCTGGCGCGATCGAAAGGAAACAAGCCAAAAGTATGTGTGAATGTTGGTTGTGCGAAATGGAACCGAACTGATTTAAAGGGCTTTTATCCCCGGGGAACAAAAGATGAACTGGCTTATTATGCCACACAATTTAATAGTATAGAATTAAATGCCACGTTTTATAATATCCCTTCAATAAACCAGGTTGAAACGTGGCGCAACAAAACGCCTGACGATTTCAGGTTCTTTCCGAAAATTACAAATTCGATAAGTCATTATAAACGTTTGATTAATGTTGGCGAACTGGTTGAAGATTACTGTTTTAAAATCAGTAATTTTAATCCAAAGCTGGGAATGGTTTTCCTTCAGCTTCATGATAATTTTTCATATAAAGACTTTGATAGATTAAGAGGTTTTTTAACCAAATTTCCACCGGGAATTCCACTGGCGGTTGAACTCAGAAACAAAGAATGGTTTAGTGATGAGAAGATTTCTTCCGAATTATATTCCCTTTTGGAAGAGAATGAGACTGCAAATATTATTGTAGATACTGCGGGAAGAAGAGATATGCTACATATGCGATTGACAACACCTACTGCATTTGTGCGATACGTCGGAGCCAATCACCCGACAGATTACAGTCGTTTAGATGATTGGGTTGAACGAGTGGGTGTTTGGATTGAAAACGGACTAGAAAATCTCTATTTCTTTGTTCATCAGAATTTAGAAAAAGAGTCGCCGCTACTGTCGGCTTACTTTATCAGTAAGCTGAATGAAAAGTACAGTTTGAATGTACGCGGCCCCCGTCAGGGTAGTTTGCTTTGA